A region of Hoplias malabaricus isolate fHopMal1 chromosome 12, fHopMal1.hap1, whole genome shotgun sequence DNA encodes the following proteins:
- the lcmt2 gene encoding tRNA wybutosine-synthesizing protein 4, whose translation MDGACISKKSNKKNQKKGQDTAVQGTNDSSVVSKLSAAAQGYFQDDLLQHFVCKASRRAPLINRGYYIRWKAVDHCVKLFLRVTESCARRQILSLGAGFDSLYFRLRAERALEHVVVFEVDFPDVAKRKAALINSSVLLKDALVENNLSAQAGPVFVRSAQYNLLGVDVRSETEAEQVLSTAGLQWDCPTLILSEVVLTYMETQWSDSVIGWAARLLPQALFVMYEQIRPDDPFGRVMQNHFVKLNSRIHALCQYPDTSAQTRRFLQRGWEKCVCLDMNQFYFNFLSEDERERVEQIEPFDEYEEWHQKCSHYFILTASNGSLTSPALLIPPEDSLVPQMFPDLEPFSLKAHPLPGAVCVEGLGMASSSGLQPGLLLLSGGSRRQGRDSAATVLIREGADWTSLPVKLDSDKGVRLYHCLTSVPEWGAVVTGGRTSPLNPMDSVLKVTHSLSDQTDPRTVRLSVEKMVCTGQSPKPRWRHTATLLHHRGRRYIFVFGGRTEKEPVLGDAHFLCLEDSHWTDVPVEGCFPEPRHSHSSCSYRGGLVIFGGLDQRRIPLGDAVLLEPMSTGFVWRKLQIQPALVARYSHSAHVIGENLVVVGGVWLQADGVPGVAIINLTTGGSTEINIDTSSIPWPLMLHSFCSELLDSEGAELVLLGGGGNCFSFGTHLNPHPVTLDLRPLFRALSQSQTNMNI comes from the exons ATGGACGGAGCTTGCATTTCGAAAAAAAGCAACAAGAAGAACCAGAAAAAAGGACAAGACACTGCA GTCCAGGGCACCAACGACAGCAGCGTGGTCAGTAAACTGTCTGCAGCAGCTCAGGGCTATTTCCAGGATGACCTCCTTCAACATTTTGTTTGCAAGGCGTCCCGTCGAGCACCTCTCATCAACAG GGGTTACTACATTCGCTGGAAGGCTGTTGaccactgtgtgaaactgtttcTGCGAGTTACGGAGTCCTGTGCCAGACGACAG ATCCTGTCGTTAGGAGCAGGGTTCGACTCCCTGTACTTCCGGCTGCGTGCAGAAAGAGCTTTGGAGCACGTGGTTGTGTTTGAGGTGGATTTCCCAGACGTCGCCAAACGCAAAGCAGCTTTAATCAACAGCAGCGTTCTCCTAAAAGACGCTCTCGTGGAGAACAACCTCTCCGCTCAGGCTG GCCCTGTGTTTGTGCGCAGTGCTCAGTATAACCTGCTGGGTGTGGATGTGAGGAGTGAGACAGAGGCGGAGCAGGTGTTAAGCACAGCTGGACTGCAGTGGGACTGTCCCACACTCATCCTCTCTGAGGTGGTCCTGACCTACATGGAGACACAATG GTCGGACTCTGTGATTGGCTGGGCCGCAAGACTCCTCCCCCAGGCTTTGTTTGTGATGTACGAGCAGATCCGACCCGACGACCCGTTCGGCAGGGTCATGCAGAACCACTTTGTGAAGCTCAACTCCAGGATCCACGCTCTCTGCCAGTACCCTGACACCTCAGCACAAACCCGGAGATTCCTCCAGAGG GGCTGGGAGAAGTGCGTGTGTTTGGACATGAACCAGTTCTACTTCAATTTTCTCTCCGAGGACGAGCGAGAGAGGGTGGAGCAGATTGAGCCTTTCGATGAATATGAG GAATGGCATCAGAAGTGCTCTCACTACTTCATCCTGACTGCTTCTAATGGCTCCCTGACTAGCCCAGCTCTCCTCATTCCCCCGGAGG ATTCCCTGGTTCCTCAGATGTTTCCTGACCTGGAGCCTTTCTCTCTGAAAGCACATCCtttacctggagctgtgtgcgtGGAGGGATTAGGGATGGCCTCCTCCTCAGGGCTGCAGCCAGGTCTTTTGCTCCTCAGTGGAGGCTCCAGGAGACAGGGACGAGACTCTGCAGCTACTGTCCTCATCAGAGAGGGCGCCGACTGGACATCTTTACCAGTGAAGTTGGACAGCGACAAAG GAGTGCGTCTGTATCACTGTCTTACCTCGGTTCCTGAGTGGGGAGCAGTAGTTACGGGGGGCAGAACGTCTCCACTGAACCCCATGGACTCTGTGCTGAAAGTTACCCACTCCCTCAGTGACCAGACGGACCCCAGAACCGTCCGGCTCTCTGTGGAGAAGATGGTCTGCACTGGTCAATCTCCAAAGCCGAGATGGAGACACACTGCTACTTTACTGCATCATAGAG GTAGGAGGTACATATTTGTGTTTGGAGGTCGTACAGAGAAGGAGCCTGTTCTGGGGGATGCACACTTCCTGTGTTTGGAGGACAGTCACTGGACAGAT GTACCGGTTGAAGGCTGCTTCCCTGAGCCTCGTCATTCCCACTCCTCATGTTCCTATAGAGGAGGGCTGGTGATTTTTGGAGGTTTGGATCAACGACGCATTCCTCTAGGGGACGCTGTTCTGCTGGAACCCATGTCCACAGGCTTTGTTTGGAGGAAGCTGCAAATACAACCCGCTCTTGTAGCAAG GTATTCACATTCAGCTCATGTGATTGGAGAGAACCTGGTAGTAGTTGGTGGAGTTTGGCTGCAGGCTGATGGTGTGCCTGGAGTTGCTATAATAAACCTGACCACTGGGGGCAGCACAGAAATCAACATTGACACA TCGTCTATCCCCTGGCCTCTTATGCTGCACTCCTTCTGCTCAGAGCTACTGGACTCTGAAGGGGCTGAACTGGTTCTACTAGGTGGTGGAGGAAACTGCTTCTCTTTTGGAACACACCTGAACCCCCACCCTGTTACTTTAGACCTGAGGCCTTTGTTCAGGGCGCTGAGTCAAAGCCAGACAAATATGAACATCTAG